Proteins from one Caretta caretta isolate rCarCar2 chromosome 12, rCarCar1.hap1, whole genome shotgun sequence genomic window:
- the CHST4 gene encoding carbohydrate sulfotransferase 4, with the protein MLKSNKTIVIVVLAVQSIVFMCFLAQLRSSYSPQEQKPAQVHILILSSWRSGSSFTGQLFSQHPDVFYLMEPAWHVWTAMYQNRAKTLQMAARDLIRSVFLCDMSVFDAYMSTRRNKSDLFQWETSRALCSPPACDLFQRNHIISKTACKTLCSRYPFSKVEEACKTYSHTVLKEVRFFDLTVLYPLLTDPSLNLKIIHLVRDPRAVFHSREKTVAALMRDSNIVVGPQKNQGESGPYNVMQEICKSHIRIYTEGSQALPSFLKGRYMLVRYEDIVNDPLAKAEQLYKFAELHFTPKLQVWVYNITHGKGLGMQAFDISSRDAVNVSQAWRKNLPFQKIEKLQNVCKDAMDLLGYRLLMSKEEQKDTALNLLFTQGPPPGDTGS; encoded by the coding sequence ATGCTGAAGTCAAACAAGACAATAGTGATAGTGGTCCTGGCAGTTCAGTCCATTGTTTTCATGTGCTTCCTCGCTCAGCTTCGCAGCAGCTATTCCCCGCAGGAACAGAAACCAGCTCAGGTGCACATTCTCATTCTCTCCTCCTGGAGGTCAGGATCTTCCTTCACTGGCCAGCTCTTCAGCCAGCACCCTGATGTCTTCTACCTGATGGAGCCTGCCTGGCACGTGTGGACAGCCATGTACCAGAACAGGGCCAAAACCTTACAGATGGCAGCACGTGACCTCATCAGGTCTGTCTTTCTGTGCGACATGTCTGTGTTTGATGCCTACATGTCTACGCGGAGGAATAAATctgatttatttcagtgggagaccAGCCGGGCTCTGTGCTCCCCCCCTGCATGTGACCTCTTCCAGCGCAACCACATCATTTCCAAAACTGCCTGCAAGACCCTCTGCAGCAGGTATCCATTCAGCAAGGTGGAGGAGGCTTGCAAGACCTATAGCCACACAGTCCTCAAGGAGGTCCGGTTCTTTGATCTGACGGTTCTCTATCCCCTTCTCACTGACCCCTCCCTGAATCTCAAAATCATTCACTTGGTTCGTGACCCCAGGGCTGTGTTTCACTCTCGTGAGAAAACAGTGGCTGCTCTGATGCGCGACAGTAACATTGTGGTGGGGCCCCAGAAGAACCAAGGGGAGAGTGGGCCATACAATGTGATGCAAGAAATCTGTAAAAGTCACATCCGTATTTATACTGaaggcagccaggcccttcccagCTTCCTCAAAGGCCGCTACATGCTGGTGCGCTACGAAGATATTGTCAACGATCCCCTGGCGAAGGCTGAACAGTTGTACAAGTTTGCAGAGCTCCACTTCACACCCAAACTTCAGGTGTGGGTGTACAACATTACTCATGGGAAAGGCCTAGGGATGCAGGCCTTTGACATCAGCTCCAGAGATGCAGTGAATGTGTCCCAGGCCTGGAGGAAGAACCTGCCTTTCCAGAAAATAGAAAAGTTGCAAAATGTGTGCAAGGATGCCATGGACCTGTTGGGTTATCGACTACTGATGTCCAAGGAAGAACAGAAAGATACGGCACTGAACCTGTTATTTACTCAGGGCCCTCCGCCCGGTGACACAGGGAGCTGA